In Isosphaera pallida ATCC 43644, the sequence GATGGTCATGGGTGTGTTCTCGTATCCGCCCATCCAAACCGCCGTCAGACCGGCCACGCCACCCGCGGCCGCCTGGATCACAATGTACGGCACGATCTCGTTGGCAGACATCCGACCCCGCAGCAGCACCGCCAGCGACACCGCCGGGTTGTAATGCCCGCCCGAAACATGGCCCCCGGCGTACACCATCACCATCAACGCCGAACCAATCGCCAATGGCGCAATCACATTGGCCTCGCCCGCGTGGGGTACCACCATACCAACGGTGAACACAAGAAAGAACGTTCCAATGAACTCTGTTAATAATTTGTGAATCATCACTTACTTGCCTTCCTGAAATCGTGTCTATTCAAAACAGTCTGCCGAAGACTGTCGCTGCCCGGATTCGTGGTCGCCAGACGGCGCGTTCTGCCGCGTTCGGGCGGAACCCGGTTTTTCAACCTCGCGTGGTGGTGCTGCTCCGCTGGATTGCGAGCTGCTCAACCCACTCTGAACCAACGTGCCTTGTCTTCCTTGACTCGTCCGCCGTCGGTTCGCGGTGGCGTTCCGCGAGCCTTCGGCGCGTTGGCCAGGAATCGAGAGACCACGACATTGGGCAAGGTACGTCATTGCGCCTCGCGCTGCAAGTCAGTCGCGTTTGCGTCGCGGCGGCGGGACCGATGACCCCAAAACGAGACGATCCCCGCTTGCCCTCTCTTATAGATTGAGAAGGTGCGGGGATCGTTTGGCTGAGGTGTGTCTGACAGGTGCTGGAAGCAGGGCGGAGGTGGATTGGGTCTGGTGGCCGGATCAGCGTCCGGCGGCTCCCGGCTTTTTCAGCTCAGGCAGTTTCCGTTCAACCTCTCCGGTGACTTCGGGTTGCTGGGCATCCCGAAACGCATAAGCGCGATCGCGGGCTTTGTCCCAGTCGCCGGCTCTGGCCAGGGCGAAAATCGCCGCGAACTCGTCGGCCTGTTCCCGGCCGAGCTTGCCCTGGGCTGAACGTTCTTCGACCATTTTGGAGCAACGCTCGATCAATTCCGGCTTCTGCGTCGAGGTCGCGGTGGCCAACGCTTCGATCAGGTCGAGATTCGCCGCGCCGACCTGAGGAGGTTTCGCG encodes:
- a CDS encoding MIP/aquaporin family protein produces the protein MIHKLLTEFIGTFFLVFTVGMVVPHAGEANVIAPLAIGSALMVMVYAGGHVSGGHYNPAVSLAVLLRGRMSANEIVPYIVIQAAAGGVAGLTAVWMGGYENTPMTIVSPLKALTAEFLFTFALCYVVLNVATSKNTAGNSNYGLAIGFTVMVGAFAVGGVSGGAFNPAVAVGVAAMKLVAVADIWIHLVADFAGGAVAALVFRFNNPDDR